The Sphingobium yanoikuyae genome contains a region encoding:
- a CDS encoding NAD(P)/FAD-dependent oxidoreductase: protein MTYDIVIIGGGAAGIATASSILKRNAKVTIAVVDPATEHYYQPGWTMVGAGVFTPEQTRKAEADVMPKGVEWIRLPALTIDPDRNTVELADGGMLTYRILIVAPGLRLAWEKIDGLPNALGRNGVTSNYRYDLASYTYRLVKELRQGRALFSQPPMPIKCAGAPQKAMYLSCDIWRDSGVLPAIDVEFHNAGAVLFGVATYVPVLMEYIEQYGIDLRLESNLVAVDGDRRVATFERKQDGVAERIERAFDILHVVPPQVSHTVVAKSPLAVANGFVDVDEATLRHKRYDNVFSLGDAAGTSNAKTAAAARMQAPVVAVNALAALDGKPPAADYNGYGSCPLTVERGKIVLAEFGYGGKLLPSFPSWLLDGTRPTRAAWFLKERMLPPIYWQGMLKGREWMAAPHEIGKTA from the coding sequence ATGACCTACGACATCGTCATCATAGGGGGCGGTGCCGCCGGCATCGCGACCGCCTCCAGCATTCTCAAGCGCAACGCCAAGGTAACGATCGCAGTCGTCGACCCCGCCACGGAGCACTACTACCAACCCGGTTGGACAATGGTCGGGGCTGGCGTCTTTACGCCCGAACAGACCCGCAAAGCCGAAGCCGACGTGATGCCGAAGGGCGTCGAGTGGATACGGTTGCCCGCGCTCACCATCGACCCCGACCGCAACACGGTCGAACTCGCTGATGGAGGCATGCTGACCTATCGTATTCTAATCGTCGCGCCCGGGCTGCGCCTGGCGTGGGAGAAGATAGACGGGTTGCCTAACGCCCTCGGCCGCAACGGCGTCACCTCTAACTATCGCTACGATCTGGCATCGTACACCTACCGGCTCGTCAAAGAGTTGCGGCAGGGACGGGCGCTGTTCTCGCAGCCGCCTATGCCGATCAAGTGCGCCGGCGCACCACAGAAGGCGATGTATCTCTCCTGCGACATCTGGCGCGACAGCGGCGTTCTTCCCGCAATCGACGTCGAATTCCACAATGCCGGCGCCGTCCTGTTCGGGGTCGCAACCTACGTCCCGGTGCTTATGGAATATATCGAGCAATATGGGATCGACCTCAGGCTCGAATCCAATCTGGTCGCGGTCGATGGCGATCGTCGTGTGGCCACGTTCGAGCGCAAGCAGGACGGCGTCGCCGAACGGATCGAACGCGCGTTCGACATTCTCCACGTCGTTCCGCCCCAAGTGTCGCATACGGTCGTCGCCAAGAGTCCGCTCGCGGTCGCAAACGGCTTCGTGGATGTCGACGAGGCCACGCTGCGCCATAAGCGATACGACAACGTGTTCAGTCTCGGCGACGCCGCTGGCACCAGCAATGCGAAGACGGCAGCGGCAGCCCGCATGCAAGCGCCCGTCGTCGCGGTGAACGCCCTGGCCGCGCTAGATGGCAAGCCCCCCGCTGCCGACTACAACGGCTACGGCTCATGCCCGCTCACCGTCGAACGCGGCAAGATCGTCCTCGCCGAGTTCGGTTACGGCGGGAAACTGCTGCCGAGCTTCCCGTCATGGCTGTTGGACGGAACGCGCCCGACCCGTGCCGCCTGGTTCCTGAAAGAGCGAATGCTGCCCCCGATTTACTGGCAGGGCATGCTGAAGGGTCGCGAGTGGATGGCCGCCCCACACGAGATCGGCAAGACGGCATGA
- a CDS encoding TIGR01244 family sulfur transferase — translation MAFKQITPSFSAAPQLTQDDLAAAAKAGYRSIISSRPDGEEPGQPSAEEMARMAGEHGLAFAHVPIVPGKATDADADCMKAALATLPQPTLGFCRSGTRAATLWALAEADRADPATIIGQAKAAGYDLADLTPALKRRSERADQ, via the coding sequence ATGGCTTTCAAGCAGATCACCCCGTCCTTCTCTGCCGCCCCCCAACTGACGCAAGACGACCTCGCCGCTGCCGCGAAGGCAGGATATCGCTCGATCATCTCAAGCCGTCCGGACGGCGAGGAGCCGGGCCAGCCAAGCGCGGAGGAAATGGCCCGGATGGCGGGCGAACACGGTTTGGCGTTCGCCCATGTCCCGATCGTACCGGGCAAGGCGACGGACGCCGATGCGGATTGCATGAAGGCGGCGCTGGCCACGCTGCCACAGCCGACGCTCGGCTTCTGCCGTAGCGGGACGCGCGCGGCGACATTGTGGGCGTTGGCCGAGGCTGATCGCGCCGATCCGGCGACAATCATCGGCCAGGCGAAGGCAGCGGGGTACGACCTTGCCGATCTCACGCCTGCGCTGAAGCGGCGTTCCGAAAGGGCGGATCAATGA